A DNA window from Carassius gibelio isolate Cgi1373 ecotype wild population from Czech Republic chromosome A8, carGib1.2-hapl.c, whole genome shotgun sequence contains the following coding sequences:
- the LOC128018545 gene encoding macrophage-expressed gene 1 protein-like, whose amino-acid sequence MGSKTFCLLMLYCCIHICDVSPLIRPSNGLNECHKNSSLPALEVLPGGGWDNLRNIDMGRVMNLSYSQCQTTEDGVYLIPDEVFVIPQKVSGVETNSEIIMSWLEQTSDTSSSINADVSFYSVLNGKFSKENQRMKTHQVKESSVTARVQVRNHLYTVKTYPDFPFDIRFAQQAEEIADAIENNQTRLATYLSEKLILDYGTHVITSVDAGATLVQEEYLKMSYVTKNQLQMSSLSASAGLSFFEKLKFDFDSNGFQKNNQISGYQGNITYSFMQSHGGALFYPGITLQKWQESTLNNLVAIDRSGLPIHYFLNPSTFPDLPVPTVNKLALLVSQAAEQYYKINTIPGCISPDSKNFNFQANIDDASCEGPVTNLSFGGIYQQCTPLTSDGSTICDGTAQRNPATGDYSCPLQYISTLLRSETVERGYNRYECQKKCRSCGFLWFSTCCDQTCKDVYYVCRAKVDTYWCSTSQTTQLNSGYLFGGLHGPSLQNPFTKSYSCPPNFFMQKFLSSGMVVCLSKDYVTTTTYSVTFGGFFSCQSGNPLSDGQSRCPPQFSQHLAAISDGCEILYCVQSGVFSGGQLKPVRLPPFISPPLVGMMGTNSVAVMTEGDVFWVRVGKARTWYRADPVEINQMFGRSGGEKVGVTYGQIALITLVISGLVV is encoded by the exons ATGGGGTCAAAAACATTTTGTCTGCTGATGCTCTACTGCTGTATTCACATCTGCGATGTTTCTCCGCTCATTCGTCCCAGTAACGGACTCAATGAGTGTCACAAAAACTCAAGTTTACCAGCGCTGGAGGTTCTGCCAGGAGGAGGCTGGGATAATCTGCGCAACATAGACATGGGCCGGGTGATGAATCTGAGCTATTCCCAGTGTCAGACCACAGAAGATGGAGTCTATCTCATTCCAGATGAAGTCTTCGTCATTCCACAGAAAGTGAGCGGAGTGGAAACAAACTCTGAGATCATCATGTCATGGCTGGAACAGACAAGCGACACTTCAAGCTCCATCAATGCAGATGTTTCCTTTTATTCAGTGCTCAATGGGAAATTCTCTAAAGAAAACCAGCGGATGAAAACCCACCAAGTGAAGGAGAGTTCTGTAACAGCACGAGTTCAA gtCCGTAACCATCTGTACACAGTAAAAACGTATCCTGACTTCCCTTTTGACATCCGCTTTGCTCAACAGGCTGAGGAAATCGCAGATGCTATTGAAAACAATCAAACACGTCTAGCAACTTACCTGTCAGAGAAACTCATACTGGATTATGGCACCCATGTCATCACAAGTGTTGATGCTGGTGCCACTTTGGTGCAAGaggaatatttaaaaatgtcttatgTCACAAAGAATCAGTTACAAATGTCTTCTCTTTCTGCATCAGCAGGTCTTTCCTTCTTTGAAAAACTTAAATTTGATTTTGACAGCAATGGATTccaaaaaaacaatcaaatcagCGGTTATCAGGGTAACATCACATATTCATTCATGCAGAGCCATGGTGGGGCTTTATTCTATCCAGGCATCACTCTGCAGAAGTGGCAAGAGAGTACACTCAATAATCTGGTGGCTATCGACCGCTCCGGTCTGCCGATTCACTATTTTCTGAATCCATCGACATTCCCAGACCTCCCAGTACCAACAGTAAATAAATTAGCTTTGTTAGTTTCTCAGGCTGCAGAGcaatactataaaataaataccaTTCCAGGGTGTATAAGTCCAGATTCCAAAAACTTCAACTTTCAGGCAAATATAGATGATGCATCTTGTGAGGGTCCAGTCACCAATCTTAGCTTTGGTGGCATTTACCAACAATGCACTCCACTGACATCAGATGGAAGTACAATCTGTGATGGGACAGCACAGAGAAACCCAGCTACAGGTGATTATTCTTGTCCTTTACAGTACATTTCCACCCTATTACGCTCTGAGACTGTAGAACGAGGTTATAATCGTTACGAATGCCAAAAGAAATGTCGTTCATGTGGTTTCTTGTGGTTCTCTACTTGTTGTGACCAAACATGTAAGGATGTTTACTATGTCTGTCGTGCAAAGGTAGACACCTACTGGTGTTCCACAAGTCAGACAACCCAGTTGAACTCTGGATACCTCTTTGGAGGTCTACATGGACCATCTTTGCAAAATCCATTTACCAAATCTTATAGCTGTCCTCCAAATTTCTTTATGCAAAAGTTTTTGTCTAGTGGTATGGTGGTTTGTCTGAGCAAAGATTATGTCACAACAACTACATATTCCGTGACATTTGGTGGCTTCTTCAGCTGCCAGTCTGGTAACCCTCTCTCAGATGGTCAATCTCGCTGTCCACCTCAGTTCAGCCAACATCTTGCTGCCATTAGTGATGGCTGTGAGATATTGTACTGTGTCCAGTCCGGTGTATTTAGTGGTGGTCAGTTAAAACCTGTCCGTCTCCCACCATTCATAAGCCCACCGCTGGTTGGCATGATGGGCACAAACTCTGTAGCTGTAATGACAGAAGGTGATGTTTTCTGGGTAAGAGTTGGAAAAGCAAGAACATGGTATCGGGCAGATCCTGTTGAAATAAATCAGATGTTTGGGAGGTCTGGAGGAGAAAAGGTTGGTGTAACCTATGGTCAGATAGCTTTAATTACTCTTGTAATATCAGGGTTAGTTGTTTAA
- the LOC128018544 gene encoding macrophage-expressed gene 1 protein-like, with protein MESRAYCLLMLCCFINVCKLHPLIRPSNGLRLCRKNSSLSALEVLPGGGWDNLRNIDMGRVMNLSYSQCQTTEDGVYLIPDEVFVIPQKVSGVETNSEIIMSWLEHKSSTSSSINADASFFSVVNAKFSTENQRMKTHQVKESSVTARVQVRNHLYTVKAYPDFTLDSRFAQQAEEIADAIENNQTRQATYLSEKLILDYGTHVITSVDAGATLVQEDYLKMSYISDSQSDASSITASAGFNFFDKVKFDIGTSTSQKTSQTSGYQGNITYSLIQSHGGALFYPGITLQKWQESTLNNLVAIDRSGLPIHYFLNPSTFPDLPVPTVNKMASSVRKAAEQYYKVNTIPGCVNPNSKNFNFQANVDDASCEGPVTNLSFGGIYQRCTPLTSDGNAICDETAQRNPATGDYSCPRQYDSTLLRSETVERGYNHYECHSHCHSCGFLWLSTCCDQTCGDAYRVRRAKVETYWCSTTQKAPEYSGYLFGGLFRPGMQNPLTKSNSCPPNYFPQHFLSNGMMVCLSNDYEAGTRFSVPFAGFFSCQSVNPLANGQNRCPPQFSQHLASISDGCQILYCVQSGVFTGGQLMPIRLPPFTRPPMVSMIATNTVAVMTEGDRSWVRVGQTKMWRLAKPGEINQMASMFDTSSSKMSGGEKAGVAIGVMVLVALVVVGTVFIMKRRKRFSATSLSRGYEQIHGQGENESSIEIQREQPNGNVNENPSQPLLS; from the exons ATGGAGTCTAGAGCATATTGTCTGCTGATGCTCTGCTGTTTTATCAATGTCTGCAAGCTTCATCCTCTCATTCGTCCCAGTAATGGACTTCGTTTGTGCCGCAAAAACTCAAGTTTATCAGCGCTGGAGGTTCTGCCAGGAGGAGGCTGGGATAACCTGCGCAACATAGACATGGGCCGGGTGATGAATCTGAGCTATTCCCAGTGTCAGACCACGGAAGATGGAGTCTATCTCATTCCAGATGAAGTCTTCGTCATTCCACAGAAAGTGAGCGGAGTGGAAACAAACTCTGAGATCATCATGTCATGGCTGGAACACAAAAGCTCAACTTCAAGTTCCATCAATGCAGATGCTTCCTTTTTTTCGGTTGTCAATGCGAAATTCTCCACAGAAAACCAGCGGATGAAAACCCACCAAGTGAAGGAGAGTTCTGTAACAGCACGAGTTCAA GTCCGTAACCATCTGTACACAGTAAAGGCGTATCCTGACTTCACTCTGGACTCCCGCTTTGCTCAACAGGCCGAGGAAATCGCAGATGCTATTGAAAACAATCAAACTCGTCAAGCGACTTACCTGTCAGAGAAACTCATACTGGATTATGGCACCCATGTCATCACAAGTGTTGATGCTGGTGCCACTTTGGTGCAAGAggactatttaaaaatgtcttatatCTCTGACAGCCAGTCAGATGCATCTTCTATAACTGCGTCAGCAGGATTTAACTTTTTTGACAAGGTTAAATTTGATATTGGTACAAGTACGTCCCAAAAAACCTCTCAAACCAGTGGTTATCAGGGTAACATCACATATTCGTTAATTCAGAGCCATGGTGGGGCTTTATTCTACCCAGGCATCACTCTGCAGAAGTGGCAAGAGAGTACACTCAATAATCTGGTGGCTATCGACCGCTCCGGTCTGCCGATTCACTATTTTCTGAATCCATCGACATTCCCAGACCTCCCAGTACCAACAGTAAATAAAATGGCTTCATCAGTTCGTAAGGCTGCAGAGCAATACTATAAAGTAAACACCATTCCAGGTTGTGTAAATCCAAATTCCAAAAACTTCAACTTTCAGGCAAATGTAGATGATGCATCTTGTGAGGGTCCAGTCACCAATCTTAGCTTTGGTGGCATTTACCAACGATGCACTCCACTGACATCAGATGGAAATGCTATCTGTGATGAGACAGCACAGAGAAACCCAGCTACAGGTGATTATTCTTGCCCTCGGCAGTACGACAGTACCCTATTACGCTCTGAGACAGTAGAACGAGGTTATAATCATTATGAATGCCACAGCCACTGTCATTCATGTGGTTTCTTATGGTTGTCTACTTGTTGTGACCAAACATGCGGTGATGCTTACAGAGTCCGTCGTGCAAAAGTTGAAACTTACTGGTGTTCAACAACACAGAAGGCCCCTGAGTACTCTGGATACCTTTTTGGAGGACTATTTAGACCAGGCATGCAAAACCCACTGACCAAATCTAATAGCTGTCCTCCAAACTACTTTCCCCAACACTTTTTGTCAAATGGCATGATGGTTTGTCTGAGCAATGATTATGAGGCCGGAACAAGATTCTCTGTGCCTTTTGCTGGTTTCTTCAGCTGCCAGTCTGTCAACCCTCTTGCAAATGGTCAGAATCGCTGTCCGCCTCAGTTCAGCCAACATCTTGCTTCCATTAGTGATGGCTGTCAGATATTGTACTGTGTCCAGTCCGGTGTTTTCACTGGTGGCCAGTTAATGCCTATCCGGCTCCCACCATTCACAAGACCACCCATGGTCAGCATGATTGCAACAAACACAGTAGCTGTAATGACAGAAGGTGATCGTTCTTGGGTGAGAGTTGGACAAACTAAGATGTGGAGACTGGCAAAGCCTGGTGAAATCAATCAAATGGCATCAATGTTTGACACATCATCTTCTAAGATGTCTGGAGGAGAAAAGGCTGGTGTGGCCATTGGTGTAATGGTTCTGGTTGCTCTTGTGGTTGTAGGAACAGTGTTTATAATGAAAAGGAGAAAGAGGTTTTCTGCCACCAGCTTGAGCAGAGGGTATGAACAGATTCATGGTCAGGGTGAAAACGAGAGCAGTATAGAGATTCAGAGAGAACAACCAAATGGAAATGTTAATGAAAACCCCTCTCAACCCCTACTATCATAA
- the LOC128018543 gene encoding tetraspanin-36, with translation MDCGILTSKSILLLLSLIFWAAGAALAYVGSYVIKSYNNFEDFVSNKYSVIPAAIIICVAVVMFVIGIVGCCATLRESKVGLGFFLLIIMIIFAAEVTAFVFGFIYRGRIKGDLEKSMNGVFQKYDGVNSETHAVDYLQFQMECCGVNNITDWTAIPWFVQHNNSVPHSCCKANTTQCTGQLNQLDLLNTQGCEAKLEQMLQDVLSYAMLVILGFAIIKLFGMLSICVIACRSKKNDYQPLYA, from the exons ATGGATTGCGGAATTCTCACATCTAAATCCATTCTTTTACTTCTCAGTCTAATATTTTGG GCTGCTGGAGCGGCCCTCGCGTATGTTGGCTCTTATGTGATAAAGAGCTACAACAACTTTGAAGACTTTGTGTCTAATAAGTACTCCGTCATCCCGGCAGCCATTATAATCTGTGTGGCTGTGGTCATGTTTGTCATCGGGATCGTTGGCTGCTGTGCTACTCTGAGGGAGTCCAAAGTCGGATTAGGCTTT TTTCTTCTCATCATCATGATAATCTTCGCAGCCGAGGTGACTGCTTTTGTGTTTGGTTTCATCTACAGGGGAAGA aTTAAAGGTGACCTAGAAAAGTCAATGAACGGCGTCTTTCAAAAGTATGACGGTGTGAACAGTGAAACCCATGCAGTGGATTACTTGCAATTCCAA ATGGAGTGCTGTGGGGTGAATAACATCACAGACTGGACTGCAATACCATGGTTTGTCCAACATAACAACTCTGTGCCACATTCCTGCTGTAAAGCAAATACTACACAATGCACTGGACAACTCAACCAACTAGATCTTCTGAACACACAG GGATGTGAAGCTAAACTGGAGCAGATGCTTCAGGATGTGCTTAGTTATGCAATGTTGGTCATCCTGGGATTTGCCATCATTAAG ttGTTTGGGATGCTCAGCATCTGTGTCATTGCCTGCAGAAGCAAGAAGAATGACTATCAGCCTCTGTATGCGTGA
- the LOC128018546 gene encoding perforin-1 isoform X1, translated as MKATLEIIMETSHCVFPVFLCISLILTQWDTSSACQSGSQEECEKAPFVPGYNLAGEGFDIVRMRRKGAFLINVKSHMVNGTCTVCKNRFQGGQMQKLPSAVRDWRPFSRCSKQLSSALHHSVDSLMKSSTSLINNNWEMDLRVDDIGKAFIGGSHSDIAKFAQYQNAMDKATFALHEISCTYYSFRVTDHPELSTEFSKHLLRLPKQYDEESEALYRRTIDTYGTHYIRQVHLGGRVRRVTAFRTCLATLKGFSETDIKNCLNIELKMNLGFLPANISLSNKCSQILKDNMNMGFHQGFMTHKTEVLGGEKYFPDLVLNQSPAEAYSNWMMSLHDNPEVISYAILPLHHLVADPEVSGNLKRAVTEYIEENMLSVDPKENQECSQTPNLDHNCCPMQAGRGKLAVMVQRAAGLKADLFTRTDGYVKVWYNLMYEETEVIMDNNDPEWNISYDFRSVEFGHDLIFEVWDSDVIYNDFVGQCVVRPERGSHSHSCKLKRGILYFTYNASCDAHLTGPRCSRYSPKG; from the exons ATGAAAGCTACTCTCG AAATCATCATGGAGACAAGTCACTGTgttttccctgtgtttctctgcatTTCTCTGATCTTGACACAATGGGACACAAGTTCAGCTTGCCAGTCAGGCTCTCAGGAAGAATGTGAGAAAGCCCCGTTTGTGCCTGGTTACAACCTGGCGGGCGAAGGATTTGACATTGTCAGGATGCGCCGTAAAGGGGCCTTTTTGATCAATGTCAAGTCACACATGGTCAACGGCACTTGTACGGTCTGCAAGAACCGCTTCCAGGGAGGCCAGATGCAGAAACTTCCCTCAGCTGTGCGGGACTGGCGTCCGTTCAGTCGCTGCAGCAAACAGCTTTCTAGTGCTCTTCATCATTCTGTTGACTCCCTGATGAAGAGTTCAACATCACTCATCAATAACAACTGGGAAATGGACCTACGCGTGGATGACATAGGAAAGGCATTTATTGGAGGGAGCCATTCAGATATTGCCAAATTTGCCCAATATCAGAATGCAATGGATAAGGCAACATTTGCCCTCCATGAAATCAGCTGCACATATTACAG TTTCAGAGTTACAGACCACCCAGAACTCAGCACTGAATTCTCAAAACATCTCCTGCGACTTCCGAAACAATATGATGAGGAATCAGAAGCCCTGTACCGAAGGACTATAGATACTTACGGCACTCACTACATACGTCAAGTTCATCTGGGAGGGCGAGTGAGGCGGGTCACGGCTTTTCGGACTTGTCTTGCAACCCTGAAGGGCTTCTCAGAGACTGATATCAAGAACTGCCTAAACATTGAGTTAAAGATGAATCTGGGGTTCCTGCCAGCTAATATCTCGCTTTCCAACAAATGCTCTCAAATCCTTAAAGATAACATGAACATGGGATTCCACCAGGGCTTCATGACACACAAGACAGAGGTGCTGGGAGGTGAGAAATACTTCCCAGACCTTGTTTTAAACCAAAGCCCAGCTGAAGCATACTCCAACTGGATGATGAGCTTGCATGACAATCCTGAAGTCATATCATATGCAATTCTCCCTCTCCATCATCTGGTGGCTGATCCTGAGGTTAGTGGCAATCTCAAAAGAGCAGTAACAGAGTATATTGAAGAGAACATGCTTTCTGTAGATCCCAAGGAGAATCAAGAATGCTCACAAACACCAAATCTGGACCACAACTGCTGTCCTATGCAAGCCGGCCGTGGCAAGTTAGCAGTGATGGTGCAGAGAGCAGCAGGCCTGAAAGCAGATCTCTTCACACGTACTGACGGTTATGTGAAAGTCTGGTACAACCTCATGTATGAGGAGACTGAGGTGATTATGGACAATAATGATCCTGAATGGAACATCAGTTATGATTTTAGATCAGTTGAGTTCGGTCATGACCTCATATTTGAGGTTTGGGACAGTGATGTCATTTATAATGACTTCGTGGGGCAATGTGTGGTCCGACCTGAACGTGGATCTCATTCACACAGCTGTAAATTAAAGAGAGGCATCCTGTATTTCACCTACAACGCTTCTTGTGATGCTCATCTGACTGGACCCAGGTGCAGCAGATATTCCCCAAAAGGATAA